Genomic segment of Candidatus Methanosuratincola sp.:
AGTGAAGTGTTTAGCTATGGATGAGATCGACGTGAAAATACTAAAGCTGCTCCAAGAGGATTCGAGGATTTCATACATCGACTTATCTAGCAATGTGGGGATCTCCGAAACTGCGGTAAGGAGAAGGGTGAAGAAGCTCCAAGATGAGGGGATAATCACCAAATTCACCATCAAGATCGATCCTGAGAAGTTAGGAAAAGGAGTGACTGCATTTGTAGGGGTGGATGTAGGCGGGGAGATGGGACCTGTTGCTGGTTCAGAGCTCCTTAACGACCCGGCCATTTCCGAGCTCTACACTGTGACTGGAGATTTCGATTTGTTGATCAAGGTCACATGCAGGGACGTTAAGGAACTTGAGAGAGTGATAGAAAGGGTGCGCGGGATGGATTTCACCAAAACAACCAAGACGCACGTGGTCCTGAGGAAGCTTAAGGACGCGCCACTCGAGCCATAGGGAGGTGAAAGAATGCTATATGATGAGACCGACCTTATGATACTCAGGGAGCTGCA
This window contains:
- a CDS encoding Lrp/AsnC family transcriptional regulator codes for the protein MDEIDVKILKLLQEDSRISYIDLSSNVGISETAVRRRVKKLQDEGIITKFTIKIDPEKLGKGVTAFVGVDVGGEMGPVAGSELLNDPAISELYTVTGDFDLLIKVTCRDVKELERVIERVRGMDFTKTTKTHVVLRKLKDAPLEP